One segment of Scyliorhinus torazame isolate Kashiwa2021f chromosome 14, sScyTor2.1, whole genome shotgun sequence DNA contains the following:
- the LOC140390246 gene encoding zinc-binding protein A33-like: MPQPAPAPAPPHKDREAVHTRGEEGKRKVYCEEHGEVLKMYCMVDSTPVCPLCIDTETHRDHNFNPITEAVRICKNELRSSLNTLKERKAVFTGIMHKQEKKISALNGTTEGLMHHVSEEFARMRQFLDERELALKKELAEHMRSLLQPLEENLRGIQRALISIQKDIIYCQTAANQHDSLQFLQEINWLRERPNEEIKHPSVLSAKPCMGLFQGPLQYRVWKEMKNSIIPVPAPLTLDPNTANPWLVLLEDMTSAGVNETWQEVADDPRRFDSSPCVLACQGFETGKHYWEVEVRGKTEWVVGVARESAQRKGDITLSPQDGYWAMWLRNGSNYRALTSPPTRLALASHPGKVGVYLDHEGGQVSFYDADQMSHLYTFAATFAEKLYPFFSPGLRDGRRNSAPVTVHQLKL, encoded by the exons ATGCCCCAGCCggccccggccccggccccgccACACAAGGACAGGGAGGCTGTGCACACGCGGGGCGAGGAAGGGAAGAGGAAGGTTTACTGCGAGGAACACGGCGAGGTGCTGAAGATGTACTGTATGGTGGACAGCACCCCCGTGTGTCCGCTGTGCATCGACACAGAGACGCACCGGGACCACAACTTCAACCCCATCACCGAGGCTGTCCGAATCTGCAAG AATGAACTTAGATCCTCTTTGAACACACTGAAGGAGAGGAAGGCGGTATTCACTGGGATTATGCACAAACAAGAAAAGAAGATTTCAGCTCTCAAC GGGACGACCGAGGGTCTGATGCACCACGTCTCGGAGGAGTTTGCTagaatgcggcagttcctggacgagAGGGAGCTCGCCCTGAAGAAGGAGCTGGCCGAGCACATGCGCAGCCTGCTGCAGCCCTTGGAAGAAAACCTGCGCGGTATCCAGCGGGCGCTGATCTCCATACAGAAAGACATCATATACTGCCAGACCGCTGCCAATCAACATGACAGCCTGCAGTTCCTACAG gAGATCAACTGGCTGAGGGAGAG GCCCAATGAGGAGATTAAACACCCTTCCGTGCTCTCCGCCAAGCCGTGCATGGGCCTATTTCAAGGGCCTCTCCAGTACCGGGTGTGGAAGGAGATGAAGAACAGCATAATCCCAG TCCCCGCACCCCTGACCCTTGACCCGAACACTGCCAACCCCTGGCTTGTCCTGCTGGAGGACATGACTAGCGCCGGGGTCAACGAGACTTGGCAGGAGGTCGCCGACGATCCTCGGAGATTTGATTCCTCACCCTGCGTCCTGGCCTGCCAGGGATTCGAGACGGGCAAgcattactgggaggtggaggtgcGGGGCAAGACAGAGTGGGTGGTCGGCGTGGCGAGGGAGTCGGCCCAGCGGAAGGGGGACATCACCCTATCACCGCAGGACGGCTACTGGGCCATGTGGCTGAGGAACGGCAGCAACTACCGGGCCCTGACCTCGCCCCCCACCCGGCTGGCCCTGGCATCCCACCCTGGCAAGGTCGGTGTTTACCTGGACCACGAGGGGGGACAGGTGTCCTTCTACGATGCTGACCAGATGTCCCATCTCTACACATTCGCCGCCACTTTTGCCGAGAAGCTTTACCCGTTCTTCAGCCCGGGGCTGAGGGACGGACGGAGGAATTCGGCCCCGGTCACCGTCCATCAGCTCAAGCTATAG